Proteins encoded within one genomic window of Manis pentadactyla isolate mManPen7 chromosome 4, mManPen7.hap1, whole genome shotgun sequence:
- the GNL2 gene encoding nucleolar GTP-binding protein 2, whose protein sequence is MVKPKYKGRSTINPSNASTNPDRVQGAGGQNMRDRATIRRLNMYRQRELRNSRGKVIKPLQYQSTVASGTVARVEPNIKWFGNTRVVKQSSLQKFQEEMETVMKDPYKVVMKQSKLPMSLLHDRIRPHNSKVHILDTESFETTFGPKSQRKRPNLFVSDVQSLIENAETCTESYDQGKDQDLVTEDTGVRNEAQEEIYKKGQSKRIWGELYKVIDSSDVVVQVLDARDPMGTRSPHVETYLKKEKPWKHLIFVLNKCDLVPTWATKRWVAVLSQDYPTLAFHASLTNPFGKGAFIQLLRQFGKLHTDKKQISVGFIGYPNVGKSSVINTLRSKKVCSVAPIAGETKVWQYITLMRRIFLIDCPGVVYPSEDSETDIVLKGVVQVEKIKTPEDHISAVLERAKPEYISKTYKIDSWENAEDFLEKLAFRTGKLLKGGEPDLQTVSKMVLNDWQRGRIPFFVKPPNADPPATPQFPSSASLEVATETTQNSLEEEITGTVGEKSEPVFEKGKEENSHCDANSEMQQILARVRQNFGKINVAPQFSGDDLVPLEMSDIDEELESFSAEEQEEPEPQGDEEEESNSEFQEEYAGNDTKAVIKALDEKIAKYQKFLNKAKAKKFSAVRISKGLSEKIFTKSEERTAEEDVEDRAPAKRGKKRKAQKEEEHSNKTRRMPTSKERRRVARQQQSRKVGVRYYETHNVKNRNRNKKKTSDSEGQRHKHRRFKHKQ, encoded by the exons ATGGTGAAGCCCAAGTACAAAGGACGGAGCACCATCAACCCCTCCAACGCCAGCACAAACCCCG ATCGGGTACAGGGAGCAGGAGGCCAAAACATGAGGGACCGGGCCACAATCCGGCGTCTGAATATGTACAGGCAAAGGGAGCTCAG GAACAGCCGTGGTAAAGTAATTAAGCCTCTGCAGTATCAATCAACAGTGGCTTCTGGCACAGTGGCGAGAGTGGAGCCAAATATTAAATGGTTTG GAAACACACGTGTGGTTAAGCAGTCGTCATTACAAAAATTTCAAGAGGAAATGGAAACAGTTATGAAGGATCCATACAAAGTTGTCATGAAGCAAAGCAAGTTGCCCATGTCTCTTCTCCATGATCGAATCCGGCCTCAT aaCTCAAAGGTGCACATTCTTGATACAGAAAGCTTTGAAACTACATTTGGCCCTAAGTCACAGAGGAAGCGACCAAATTTATTTGTGAGTGATGTGCAGTCTCTTATAGAGAATGCAGAAACATGCACTGAGAGCTATGACCAGGGCAAGGATCAGGATTTGGTGACTGAAGACACCGGTGTGAG AAATGAAGCCCAAGAAGAGATCTATAAAAAGGGACAGTCCAAAAGAATATGGGGTGAGCTCTATAAG GTGATTGATTCATCAGATGTTGTAGTTCAAGTTCTTGATGCTAGAGATCCAATGGGTACCCGTTCCCCTCACGTTGAAACTTacttgaaaaaggaaaaaccctGGAAACATCTCATTTTTGTTCTTAATAAATGTGACCTTGTTCCAACCTGGGCAACC AAACGATGGGTTGCTGTTCTCTCCCAGGATTACCCAACACTCGCTTTCCATGCAAGCCTTACTAACCCTTTTGGCAAAGGAGCATTTATTCAACTCCTACGGCAGTTTGGAAAG CTGCACACTGACAAGAAACAGATCAGTGTCGGGTTCATTGGCTATCCAAATGTTGGCAAGAGCTCTGTGATAAACACATTGCGTTCCAAGAAGGTTTGCAGCGTGGCCCCCATTGCGGGTGAAACGAAG GTCTGGCAGTATATTACCTTGATGCGTCGAATATTCCTCATTGACTGTCCAGGTGTTGTTTACCCGTCTGAGGACTCGGAGACAGACATTGTGCTAAAAGGAGTT GTTCAAGTTGAAAAAATTAAGACTCCTGAAGACCATATCAGTGCTGTACTTGAACGAGCAAAGCCAGAATATATCAGCAAGACATACAAGATTGATTCATGGGAGAATGCTGAGGACTTCCTGGAGAAGCTAGCTTTCCGGACTGGGAAGTTGTTAAAG GGTGGAGAGCCCGACTTGCAGACTGTGAGTAAGATGGTTCTCAATGACTGGCAGAGGGGCCGGATTCCTTTCTTTGTCAAGCCGCCCAATGCAGATCCCCCTGCAACCCCCCAG TTTCCATCCTCTGCATCTTTGGAAGTTGCCACAGAAACAACCCAGAACAGCTTAGAAGAGGAAATCACAGGAACTGTAGGTGAAAAGTCAGAACCTGTCTTtgagaagggaaaagaagagaACAGCCACTGTGACGCCAACTCAGAAATGCAGCAGATTCTTGCACGGGTTCGACAGAACTTTGGCAAAATCAATGTGGCGCCTCAGTTTTCTGGGGATGACCTGGTTCCTTTGGAGATGTCAGATATCGATGAGGAGCTTGAGAGCTTTTCTGCAGAGGAGCAGGAGGAACCCGAGCCACAAGGAGACGAGGAGGAGGAATCTAACTCAGAGTTCCAGGAAGAATACGCAGGAAACGACACCAAAGCGGTTATTAAAGCCCTCGATGAAAAGATTGCAAAATACCAGAAGTTTTTAAACAAAGCCAAAGCTAAAAAGTTTTCAGCAGTCAG AATATCCAAGGGACTAAGTGAAAAGATTTTTACAAAATCTGAAGAACGAACAGCTGAAGAAGATGTAGAAGATAGAG CACCTGCCAAAAGGGGAAAGAAGAGGAAGGCACAGAAGGAAGAGGAGCATTCGAATAAGACTCGCAGGATGCCTACATCTAAGGAA CGGAGACGAGTAGCCCGGCAGCAACAATCCAGAAAAGTTGGCGTTCGCTACTATGAAACACACAATGTGAAAAACAGGAACAGGAACAAAAAGAAGACCAGCGACTCAGAGGGACAGAGACACAAACACAGGAGGTTCAAACATAAgcagtaa